A section of the Lathamus discolor isolate bLatDis1 chromosome 6, bLatDis1.hap1, whole genome shotgun sequence genome encodes:
- the TMEM260 gene encoding protein O-mannosyl-transferase TMEM260 isoform X2, translating to MVLLPVGSSAFRVNLLCSLLGAAAASLLFYTVFRLSGSYAGGILAAGVFSFSRLTWQWSITAEVFSLNNLFVGLLMALTAHFEEASTARERSKISKFGAFCCGLSLCNQHTIVLYIACIVPWVLSQLFRKMELSLGHLLKLGLCFLAGLLPYLYLPASSYLNQARWTWGDQTTFQGFLTHFLREEYGTFNLAKSETGSSMKEMLAFQLAQMKSELSLPVLALALVACVSTALPTKQQKTPVICLFAGMLCLYSLFFSWRANLDITKPLFMGVVERFWLQSSAVVAVLAGLGLATLASVGSTMLESSRVLLWLEWLSAVTLVTSQVWANYSTCDQSNNYVVDKFARNVLSSMPTGAVILLRGDLPGNALRYIHYCEGMRPDITLVDQEMMTYEWYLPKLAKHLPGIYFPGNRWNPVEGVLPDGTLAFNLHRFLKVNKHKEVFVCIGLHEGDSTWRRSYSLWPWGTCEKLVPSNIVFDPGEWIRLTRNLYNWTEDYGSFKPSSWEAVANEEMWQARMKTAFFIFELAETASVAAEIKSQLYTFAYTSYKEIVNSHPNHPVNWHKNYAIACERMLRLHQVDVDPEVLLSDTVKHFLLYTEKAEDDPQRQDILQAVKHLKKELQGLRKMKEDVRRGAG from the exons GCTTTCTGGCTCATATGCTGGAGGAATCCTTGCTGCGGgggtgttttcattttctcGTCTAACATGGCAGTGGTCCATCACAGCAGAGGTTTTTAGCTTAAACAATCTGTTTGTGGGGCTGCTGATGGCTCTCACCGCTCATTTTGAAGAGGCATCCACCGCAAGAGAGAGATCAAAG atctCTAAATTTGGTGCCTTTTGCTGTGGGCTCAGTTTGTGCAATCAGCACACGATAGTGCTTTATATCGCTTGTATTGTGCCTTGGGTTCTCTCACAGCTTTTCAGGAAGATG GAATTGTCCCTAGGCCATTTGCTGAAGTTGGGTTTATGCTTCTTGGCTGGTTTGCTGCCTTATCTCTATCTGCCGGCTTCGTCCTACCTCAATCAAGCCCGCTGGACATGGGGAGACCAGACGACTTTTCAAGGATTTTTGACCCACTTTCTCAGGGAAGAATATGGGACATTCAATCTG GCCAAGTCTGAGACAGGATCCAGTATGAAAGAGATGCTGGC ttttcagcTGGCACAGATGAAGTCAGAGCTCTCCCTTCCCGTCCTTGCCCTGGCGCTCGTGGCCTGTGTGAGCACAGCACTGCC gacaaagcagcagaaaacaccCGTGATCTGTCTCTTTGCTGGAATGCTCTGTCTTTATTCCCTCTTCTTCTCTTGGAGAGCAAATCTGGATATTACGAAACCTCTGTTTATGGGCGTG GTGGAGCGattctggctgcagagcagtgctgtggtggctgtgctagcagggctggggctggccaCACTTGCCTCAGTTGGAAGCACCATGCTGGAGAGCAGCCGTGTGCTGTTGTGGCTGGAGTGGCTTTCCGCTGTCACTCTTGTCACTTCCCAAGTCTGGGCAAATTACAG CACTTGTGATCAGAGCAACAACTATGTTGTTGATAAGTTTGCAAGGAATGTGCTGTCCTCAATGCCAACGGGTGCAGTGATCTTGCTAAGAGGAGACTTACCTGGGAATGCTCTTCGTTATATTCATTATTGTGAAGGGATGAGGCCAGATATCACCCTAGTGGACCAAGAG ATGATGACTTATGAATGGTATTTACCCAAGCTGGCAAAGCATTTACctggcatttattttcctgggaACCGGTGGAATCCTGTGGAAGGAGTATTACCTGATGGGACACTTGCTTTTAATCTCCATCGTTTCCTCAAAGTAAATAAGCA TAAAGAAGTGTTTGTCTGCATAGGTCTTCATGAAGGTGACTCAACCTGGAGAAGGAGCTATTCACTTTGGCCATGGGGTACGTGTGAGAAGTTGGTTCCTTCCAATATTGTGTTCGACCCAGGAGAGTGGATTCGTCTTACAAGAAATCTCTATAACTGGACTGAAGACTATGGCAG TTTCAAGCCTTCTTCCTGGGAAGCTGTTGCCAATGAGGAGATGTGGCAAGCCAG gatgaaaacagctttctttATATTTGAACTTGCTGAAACTGCCAGTGTCGCTGCAGAAATTAAATCACAACTTTACACATTTGCGTACACC TCGTACAAAGAAATTGTCAACTCTCATCCAAATCACCCAGTGAACTGGCACAAAAACTACGCCATCGCCTGCGAGAGGATGTTGCGTCTCCATCAGGTGGATGTGGATCCTGAAGTGTTGCTCtctgacactgtgaaacatttccTTCTGTACACTGAGAAAGCGGAGGATGATCCGCAGCGGCAGGATATTCTGCAGGCTGTGAAGCACctgaagaaagagctgcaggggctgaggaaaatgaaagaagatgTGAGGCGGGGAGCTGGGTAG
- the TMEM260 gene encoding protein O-mannosyl-transferase TMEM260 isoform X3 has translation MAGSTVFTTHHLKRLSGSYAGGILAAGVFSFSRLTWQWSITAEVFSLNNLFVGLLMALTAHFEEASTARERSKISKFGAFCCGLSLCNQHTIVLYIACIVPWVLSQLFRKMELSLGHLLKLGLCFLAGLLPYLYLPASSYLNQARWTWGDQTTFQGFLTHFLREEYGTFNLAKSETGSSMKEMLAFQLAQMKSELSLPVLALALVACVSTALPTKQQKTPVICLFAGMLCLYSLFFSWRANLDITKPLFMGVVERFWLQSSAVVAVLAGLGLATLASVGSTMLESSRVLLWLEWLSAVTLVTSQVWANYSTCDQSNNYVVDKFARNVLSSMPTGAVILLRGDLPGNALRYIHYCEGMRPDITLVDQEMMTYEWYLPKLAKHLPGIYFPGNRWNPVEGVLPDGTLAFNLHRFLKVNKHKEVFVCIGLHEGDSTWRRSYSLWPWGTCEKLVPSNIVFDPGEWIRLTRNLYNWTEDYGSFKPSSWEAVANEEMWQARMKTAFFIFELAETASVAAEIKSQLYTFAYTSYKEIVNSHPNHPVNWHKNYAIACERMLRLHQVDVDPEVLLSDTVKHFLLYTEKAEDDPQRQDILQAVKHLKKELQGLRKMKEDVRRGAG, from the exons GCTTTCTGGCTCATATGCTGGAGGAATCCTTGCTGCGGgggtgttttcattttctcGTCTAACATGGCAGTGGTCCATCACAGCAGAGGTTTTTAGCTTAAACAATCTGTTTGTGGGGCTGCTGATGGCTCTCACCGCTCATTTTGAAGAGGCATCCACCGCAAGAGAGAGATCAAAG atctCTAAATTTGGTGCCTTTTGCTGTGGGCTCAGTTTGTGCAATCAGCACACGATAGTGCTTTATATCGCTTGTATTGTGCCTTGGGTTCTCTCACAGCTTTTCAGGAAGATG GAATTGTCCCTAGGCCATTTGCTGAAGTTGGGTTTATGCTTCTTGGCTGGTTTGCTGCCTTATCTCTATCTGCCGGCTTCGTCCTACCTCAATCAAGCCCGCTGGACATGGGGAGACCAGACGACTTTTCAAGGATTTTTGACCCACTTTCTCAGGGAAGAATATGGGACATTCAATCTG GCCAAGTCTGAGACAGGATCCAGTATGAAAGAGATGCTGGC ttttcagcTGGCACAGATGAAGTCAGAGCTCTCCCTTCCCGTCCTTGCCCTGGCGCTCGTGGCCTGTGTGAGCACAGCACTGCC gacaaagcagcagaaaacaccCGTGATCTGTCTCTTTGCTGGAATGCTCTGTCTTTATTCCCTCTTCTTCTCTTGGAGAGCAAATCTGGATATTACGAAACCTCTGTTTATGGGCGTG GTGGAGCGattctggctgcagagcagtgctgtggtggctgtgctagcagggctggggctggccaCACTTGCCTCAGTTGGAAGCACCATGCTGGAGAGCAGCCGTGTGCTGTTGTGGCTGGAGTGGCTTTCCGCTGTCACTCTTGTCACTTCCCAAGTCTGGGCAAATTACAG CACTTGTGATCAGAGCAACAACTATGTTGTTGATAAGTTTGCAAGGAATGTGCTGTCCTCAATGCCAACGGGTGCAGTGATCTTGCTAAGAGGAGACTTACCTGGGAATGCTCTTCGTTATATTCATTATTGTGAAGGGATGAGGCCAGATATCACCCTAGTGGACCAAGAG ATGATGACTTATGAATGGTATTTACCCAAGCTGGCAAAGCATTTACctggcatttattttcctgggaACCGGTGGAATCCTGTGGAAGGAGTATTACCTGATGGGACACTTGCTTTTAATCTCCATCGTTTCCTCAAAGTAAATAAGCA TAAAGAAGTGTTTGTCTGCATAGGTCTTCATGAAGGTGACTCAACCTGGAGAAGGAGCTATTCACTTTGGCCATGGGGTACGTGTGAGAAGTTGGTTCCTTCCAATATTGTGTTCGACCCAGGAGAGTGGATTCGTCTTACAAGAAATCTCTATAACTGGACTGAAGACTATGGCAG TTTCAAGCCTTCTTCCTGGGAAGCTGTTGCCAATGAGGAGATGTGGCAAGCCAG gatgaaaacagctttctttATATTTGAACTTGCTGAAACTGCCAGTGTCGCTGCAGAAATTAAATCACAACTTTACACATTTGCGTACACC TCGTACAAAGAAATTGTCAACTCTCATCCAAATCACCCAGTGAACTGGCACAAAAACTACGCCATCGCCTGCGAGAGGATGTTGCGTCTCCATCAGGTGGATGTGGATCCTGAAGTGTTGCTCtctgacactgtgaaacatttccTTCTGTACACTGAGAAAGCGGAGGATGATCCGCAGCGGCAGGATATTCTGCAGGCTGTGAAGCACctgaagaaagagctgcaggggctgaggaaaatgaaagaagatgTGAGGCGGGGAGCTGGGTAG